One segment of Natronosalvus halobius DNA contains the following:
- a CDS encoding KH domain-containing protein: protein MQHVKIPQDRIGVLIGEGGETMRRIESEAEVRLDIDSENGSVAVETVGDPVRGLKGPEIVRAIGRGFAPDDALRLLADDMMLFDLVDIDAVARNKNDLQRQKGRLIGEGGRTRQLMEELSGASVVIYGSTLGIIGTPPEVDAARTAAEMLLDGAPHGAVYSFLEDRHNEMKHQGMQYHRFPGSES, encoded by the coding sequence ATGCAGCACGTGAAGATTCCGCAGGACCGGATCGGTGTTCTCATCGGCGAGGGTGGCGAGACGATGCGTCGGATCGAGTCCGAAGCCGAGGTCCGCCTCGACATCGACTCCGAGAACGGGTCGGTCGCCGTCGAGACCGTCGGCGACCCCGTCCGCGGCCTCAAGGGGCCCGAAATCGTTCGAGCCATTGGTCGCGGATTCGCCCCCGACGACGCGCTCCGCCTGCTCGCAGACGACATGATGCTCTTCGATCTGGTCGACATCGACGCCGTCGCCCGCAACAAGAACGACCTCCAGCGACAGAAAGGCCGGCTCATTGGCGAGGGCGGACGCACGCGCCAACTCATGGAGGAACTCTCGGGAGCCTCGGTCGTCATCTACGGGTCGACGCTCGGCATCATCGGCACGCCCCCGGAGGTCGACGCCGCCCGGACGGCCGCCGAAATGTTGCTCGACGGCGCCCCCCACGGCGCAGTCTACTCGTTCCTCGAGGACCGGCACAACGAGATGAAACACCAGGGAATGCAGTATCACCGCTTCCCCGGCAGCGAATCCTGA
- a CDS encoding 4Fe-4S dicluster domain-containing protein yields the protein MAIDPQFHENREKVGEENGVAVWGPVDEPEQLGIHGTHVAVDYDICIADGACLEDCPVDVFTWVDTPGHPESDQKAEPTKEAQCIDCMLCVDVCPVDAIDVDAGRTA from the coding sequence ATGGCCATTGATCCGCAGTTCCACGAGAATCGAGAGAAAGTCGGCGAGGAGAACGGCGTCGCCGTCTGGGGGCCGGTCGACGAACCCGAGCAACTCGGGATCCACGGCACCCACGTCGCCGTCGACTACGACATCTGCATCGCGGACGGGGCCTGCCTCGAGGACTGTCCCGTCGACGTCTTCACCTGGGTCGACACGCCGGGTCATCCTGAGAGCGATCAAAAGGCTGAACCAACGAAGGAGGCCCAGTGCATCGACTGCATGCTCTGTGTCGACGTCTGTCCGGTAGATGCGATCGACGTAGACGCGGGTCGTACGGCGTAA
- a CDS encoding sulfurtransferase → MADDTYANDVLVTADWVADRLDQFESDDPEYRLLEVDVDTEAYDESHAPGAIGFNWETQLQDQTTRDILSKEDFEDLLGSHGVSDDSTVVLYGDNANWFAAYTYWQFKYYGHDDVRLLDGGREYWLENDYPTTDEVPEFSAVDYDASGPRESIRAYRDDVENAIDKGLPLVDVRSPEEFSGEVLAPPGLQETAQRGGHVPGAKNISWAAVTDDDGTFKSRDELEELYGEEGIDGDETTVAYCRIGERSSVAWFALHELLGYEDAVNYDGSWTEWGNLVNAPIETGDGS, encoded by the coding sequence ATGGCAGACGACACCTACGCCAACGACGTCCTGGTCACCGCCGACTGGGTGGCCGACCGACTCGATCAGTTCGAGAGCGACGACCCCGAGTACCGACTGCTCGAAGTCGACGTAGACACCGAGGCTTACGACGAGAGCCACGCCCCCGGCGCCATCGGGTTCAACTGGGAGACCCAGCTCCAGGACCAGACGACGCGCGACATCCTCTCGAAGGAGGACTTCGAGGACCTGCTGGGCAGTCACGGCGTCAGCGACGACTCGACGGTCGTGCTGTACGGCGACAACGCCAACTGGTTCGCCGCCTACACCTACTGGCAGTTCAAGTACTACGGTCACGACGACGTCCGCCTGCTCGACGGCGGCCGCGAGTACTGGCTCGAGAACGACTACCCGACGACCGACGAGGTCCCCGAGTTCTCCGCCGTCGATTACGATGCGTCCGGCCCGCGCGAGTCCATCCGCGCCTACCGCGACGACGTCGAGAACGCCATCGACAAGGGTCTCCCGCTCGTCGACGTCCGCTCGCCCGAGGAGTTCTCCGGCGAAGTCCTCGCGCCTCCGGGACTGCAGGAGACCGCCCAGCGTGGCGGCCACGTCCCCGGCGCGAAGAACATCTCCTGGGCGGCCGTGACCGACGACGACGGCACGTTCAAGAGTCGCGACGAACTCGAGGAACTGTACGGCGAGGAGGGCATCGACGGCGACGAGACGACCGTCGCCTACTGCCGCATCGGCGAGCGCTCTTCGGTCGCCTGGTTCGCGCTTCACGAACTGCTGGGCTACGAGGACGCCGTCAACTACGACGGCTCCTGGACCGAGTGGGGCAACCTCGTCAACGCGCCAATCGAGACCGGCGACGGGAGTTGA
- a CDS encoding sulfurtransferase, producing MSETIVASVDWLEAHRENPSVRLLDVRDAWEFDGIGHLPGAVNLPFDAFRDRESDDPGTLPGQSVIESLLGSAGIEPADTVVVYDDTYGVFAARVLVTLRLYGHDDVRLLETDYSGWAREHETSQEPTAFEETAYEAWPLDLDLDKNREREHDRDRERETSPLVETEMIEAVLEEPDSDEHVLVDTREREEFETGHLPGAVRFDWRSTVDEDRRRLKSRDDLEDLFADYGVTPDRRVILYCNTARRISHTYVVLRWLGFERVGFYEGSLTEWEARDGVIERGASG from the coding sequence ATGAGCGAGACCATCGTCGCCTCGGTCGACTGGCTCGAAGCCCACCGGGAGAACCCGTCGGTCCGTCTCCTGGACGTGCGCGACGCCTGGGAGTTCGACGGCATCGGTCACCTTCCGGGAGCGGTGAACCTCCCGTTCGACGCGTTTCGCGACCGCGAGAGCGACGACCCGGGGACGCTTCCGGGGCAATCGGTCATCGAATCCCTCCTGGGTTCGGCTGGCATCGAGCCCGCGGACACCGTCGTGGTCTACGACGACACCTACGGCGTCTTCGCCGCCCGGGTGCTCGTCACTCTCCGGCTCTACGGCCACGACGACGTTCGCCTGCTCGAGACCGATTACAGCGGCTGGGCCCGCGAGCACGAGACGTCCCAGGAGCCGACGGCGTTCGAGGAAACTGCGTACGAGGCGTGGCCGCTGGACCTCGACCTCGACAAGAACCGCGAACGCGAACACGACCGCGACCGCGAACGCGAGACGAGCCCCCTGGTCGAAACCGAGATGATCGAGGCCGTGCTCGAGGAACCCGACTCGGACGAACACGTCCTGGTCGATACGCGCGAGCGCGAGGAGTTCGAGACGGGGCACCTGCCGGGGGCTGTCCGCTTCGACTGGCGCTCGACCGTCGACGAGGACCGCCGTCGGCTCAAATCTAGGGACGACCTCGAAGACCTGTTCGCCGACTACGGGGTCACGCCCGACAGACGGGTGATCCTCTACTGCAACACGGCGCGCCGGATCAGCCACACGTACGTCGTCCTCCGCTGGCTCGGGTTCGAGCGGGTCGGCTTCTACGAGGGGAGCCTGACCGAGTGGGAGGCTCGAGACGGCGTGATCGAGCGGGGAGCGAGCGGGTGA
- a CDS encoding DUF6757 family protein codes for MNCHYCDQEAAFAAESDGLRVGLCEEHFRERLQELAEADGLETLKERVNVDRAE; via the coding sequence ACTACTGCGACCAGGAAGCCGCTTTCGCCGCCGAGTCCGACGGGCTCAGGGTCGGCCTCTGCGAGGAGCACTTCCGGGAGCGGTTGCAGGAGCTCGCCGAGGCAGACGGTCTCGAGACGCTGAAAGAACGAGTCAACGTCGACCGCGCGGAGTGA
- a CDS encoding rubrerythrin family protein: MTDTDTFPETIEDENRTPLSRLGSSKSLYAATEGDIDTDPVLRAAADAEYAAWRTFEAWADDEPHDGARRAFASAASDERDHYETVTDLLEDDLDPGEAETPALHEFLREREDTVSRLGGLLGRILASDRSKSQTVGFFVGSADPRTAQVFRDFGDDLETQREVTLEALSTVCESEEDWNRAKEAATGAIEAAYGEYVETLEGLGANPKPVC; the protein is encoded by the coding sequence ATGACCGACACCGACACGTTCCCCGAGACCATCGAAGACGAGAACCGGACTCCCCTCTCCCGACTCGGCTCCTCGAAGTCGTTGTACGCCGCGACCGAGGGCGACATCGACACCGACCCCGTCCTCCGGGCGGCCGCGGATGCCGAGTACGCCGCCTGGCGGACGTTCGAGGCGTGGGCCGACGACGAACCCCACGACGGCGCTCGCCGGGCCTTCGCCTCGGCCGCGAGCGACGAGCGCGACCACTACGAGACCGTCACCGACCTCCTCGAGGACGATCTCGACCCCGGGGAAGCGGAGACGCCCGCGCTCCACGAGTTCCTTCGCGAGCGCGAGGACACCGTCTCGCGGCTGGGCGGTCTCCTCGGCCGTATCCTCGCCAGTGACCGCTCGAAGAGCCAGACCGTCGGCTTCTTCGTCGGCAGCGCCGACCCCCGGACCGCACAGGTCTTCCGGGACTTCGGCGACGATCTCGAGACCCAACGCGAGGTGACGCTCGAGGCGCTCTCGACGGTCTGTGAATCCGAGGAGGACTGGAACCGGGCGAAAGAAGCCGCGACGGGAGCAATCGAGGCGGCCTACGGCGAGTACGTCGAGACCCTCGAAGGACTGGGAGCGAACCCGAAGCCGGTCTGTTGA